The DNA sequence CCCGGTGATGATCTGCACGCCCTCCTCGAAGGAGACCATGACCACCGCGTCGGCGTCGGCCCCGGCGACGTCGCTGACGACCGAGTCGAAGTTGGCGGTGTTGGGGTCGTAACCCTGGTTGTAGGCGACCTCGATGCCGTTCTGCTTGAGCGCCTCGGCCGTGGCGTTGGCCAGTCCCTCGCCGTAGTCGTCGGCGCGGTAGGTGATCGCGACGCTCTGGTGGCCGTCGGAGGCGATCTTCTGGGCCAGGACCGGGCCCTGCATCGTGTCGCTGGGCGCGGTGCGCCAGTAGTAGCCGGTCTCGTCCTCGGCGGCCAGGCCCGGCGCCGTGTTGGAGCCGGAGCACTGCACGACCTCGGCGCCGGTGACGGTGTCCATGATGGCCTGGGTCATGCCCGAGGCGGCCGCGCCCAGGATGATGTCGGCGTCCTGGTCGACCAGGCGCTTGGCGGCGTCGTTGGCCTGGGCGGCGTCGTTGGCCTCGTCGCCGCTGAGGATGTCGGGCAGTTCGGTGCCCATGACCCCGCCGGCGTCGTTGATCTCCGACAGCGCGTACTTGGCGGCGCTGATCTGCGGCGGGCCCAGGTGGGACAGGTCGCCCGTCTCAGGGAAGACGTATCCGTACTGCAGCGGCTCGCCGCCGCCGTCTCCGCCGCCTTCTGCTCCGCCTCCGCCGCAGGCGGTCAACCCAAGGGTGAGGGCCGCGGCCGCCGCGGTGAGGCTGAGGGCCTTCTTGCTCGGCATTGAGGTCTCTCCGTTCAACCGGCTGGGTAGCGCTGGGGGTGCGCCCTGGCCACTGCGAGGGTGATCGCGCTTAACCACGGGCGTTAGCGGAGCTTAATCACAAGCGTTCACGTTCCGGTAGATCGGATCTCATGTCGGTGCCGAGTCGGGTTCATGCCGTTATCTCTCCGTAGTGCCGCATTGGTGAGAAACCCGCTGTTCACAGCCGCTTTTCACGATTCGCGCCGTGATCATGGCCCTCGGTGACCACGCGCTGTGCGCAGCGGCGCGATGCGTGCGGGCCGGGTGGCCGCAGCAGGGCCGCAGCCAGGGACGTACGGACGGAACCGCGGCGGGCGGGGCAGCGGATCGGCCACCGCGACCGCGCGCATCCCAGCGGCCGCAGCCCCGGCCCCGCCGGAGGCAGGCCGCCGGCCGCCGTCGCACCCGCTTCGGGCAAGAAGCCGCCCATCGTCGCGCCCTGCAGTGTCAACGCGCCCCGGTAGAACAGCGGGCTCGCAGGGCAGGGTGCTCAGGCGTCCCTGATGATGCAGGTCAGCCGCGACGTGCACACCCGGCGGTCCCGATCGTCGGTGATGACGATGTCCCAGCTCGCCAGCGAGCGGCCGCGGTGGACCGGCGTGGCGACACCCGTGATGTGGCCCGAGGTGGCGCTGCGGTGGTGGGTGGCGTTGATCTCGATGCCCATCGCGATGCGCCCCTCGCCCGCGTGGATCATCGAACCGACCGACCCCAGCGTCTCGGCCAGCACGCACGACGCACCGCCGTGCAGCAGGCCGTAGGGCTGGGTGTTGCCGTCGACCGGCATCCGCCCGACCACGCGCTCGGCCGAGGCCTCCAGCATCTCCAGGCCGAGCCGCTCGCCGAGGTCGCCTCCACCGCCGCCGCCCAGCATCCCGGCCAGCCGGTCCGCGTCGATCGCCATGCTCTTTCCGCCTCCCGTTGTGAAGAGGGGCCGGCCGCCCGCGGCGGGCGCCGGGCGCCCCGCACCCCTGCCGTCGGCCCTCGCGGCGGCGGGCCCGGCCCCCACCCGAACGGCGCAACGCGCAAATGTCCGCACGGCATCCTAGGATTCACCTGTGGCGACGACACAGCAGACCCCCGGACAGAACGGTACGCCCACGAGCCGGCAGGGCCCGCCCGAGTGCGGGCGGCTGCTGCTGCTGGACGGGCACTCCATGGCCTTCCGCGCGTTCTACGCGCTGCCGGTCGAGAAGTTCACCACCAGCACGGGCCAGTCCACCAACGCCATCTACGGCTTCACCTCGATGCTGATCAAGCTGCTGCGCGACGAGCAGCCCACCCACATCGCGGTCGCCTGGGACCTCTCCGGGCCCACGTTCCGGGACGAGATCTACACCGACTACAAGGCCGGCCGCGCCGAGGCCCCCGCGGAGTTCCCCTCGCAGGTGGAGTTCGTCCAGGAGCTGCTGCGGATGCTGGGCGTCACCAGCGTCTCCGTAGCCGGCTACGAAGCCGACGACGTCATCGCCACCCTCACCGCCCGCGCCCGCGAAGAGGGCATGGAGACCCTCATCGCCTCCGGCGACCGGGACGCGTTCCAGCTGGTCGACGAGAGCTGCACGGTGCTCTACCCCGGCCGCAGTGTCTCCGACCTCACCCGCATGACCCCCGAGGCCGTCGAGACCAAGTACGGCGTGCCGCCCGAGCGCTACCGCGACCTCGCCGCCCTTGTCGGCGAGAAAGCCGACAACCTGCCCGGCGTTCCCGGAGTGGGCCCCAAGACCGCCGCGAAGTGGATCACCAAGTACGGGTCGCTGGACGAGCTGGTCGCCCGCGCCGACGAGCTCACCGGCAAGGCCGGGCAGAACCTCCGCGACCACCTCGACCAGGTACTGCGCAACCAGCAGCTGAACCGCCTCGACCCCGACGTCGAGGTCGAGCGCCCCGTGCGCGAGCTCACCCCCGGCGAGGCCGACCGCTCGGGCGTGCACACCCTCTTCGACAACCTGGAATTCGCCTCCACCCTGCGCGACCGCCTCTTCGCCGTCCTGGGCGACACCGAGGAGGGCGCGCCGGAGGCCGCCGACGAAGGGTTCACCGTCGACCTCACCGTGCCCGCGCCCGGCGCGCTCGGCGCCTGGCTGGAGGCCAACGCCTCCGACGGCGCGCGCTGCGGGCTGGCCGTCGCGGGCACCTGGGGCGCGGGCACCGGCGGCGTCGGCGGTCTGGCCCTCGCCTCCGGCTCGGGCCCGGCGATCTTCGTCGACCCCGCCGACCTGGGCGCCGAGGACACCGCGGCACTGGCCTCCTGGCTCGCCGACCCGGAGAGCCCCAAGGCCCTGCACGACGCCAAGGGCCCGCTGCTGGCGCTGTGGGCGCAGGGTTTCGAGCTGCACGGCCTCACCAGCGACACCGCGCTGGCCGCCTACATCGTCCAGCCCGGCGGACGCAAGTTCGAGCTGCCCGACCTCTGCCGCCGCTTCCTCAACCGCGAGCTGGGCGAACAGCAGGGCGACTCCGGCCAGCTCTCCCTCGACATCGGGGGTGCGGTTGCAGACGACGACCACCGCGGGGCAGAGCGCCTGGAACTGGCGACCCGCGCCCGCGCCACCCTCGACCTGGCCGCGGGACTCGACCTCGATCTGGACAAGCGGGGCGGCGCCGCGCTGCTGCGCGACGTCGAGCTTCCGCTGCTGCGCGTGCTGGCGCGCATGGAGCGCACCGGAATCGCCGCGGACCGCGGCTACCTCGACTCGCTGGAGGAGGAGTTCGCCGCCGCGGTGCGCCAGGCGGTCGACGAGGCGCACCGGGCGGTGGGCCGGGAGTTCAACCTGGGCTCGCCCAAGCAGCTCCAGCAGATCCTCTTCGAGGAGCTGGACCTGCCCAAGACCAAGCGCATCAAGACCGGCTACACCACCGACGCCGACGCGCTCGCGTGGCTGGCCGAGCGCACCGACAACGAGCTGCCGGTCATCCTGCTGCGCCACCGCGACCAGACCCGGCTGCGCACCACCGTCGAGGGCCTGATCAAGACCATCGCCGAAGACGGCCGCATCCACACCACCTACAACCAGACCGTCGCCGCCACGGGCCGCCTCAGCTCGGTCGAGCCCAACCTGCAGAACATCCCGGTGCGTACCGACGCCGGCCGCCGCATCCGGCGCGCCTTCGTGGTGGGCGAGGGCTACGCCGACCTCCTCACGGCCGACTACAGCCAGATCGAGCTGCGGATCATGGCCCACCTCTCCGAGGACGAGGCGCTCATCGAGGCGTTCCAGACCGGTCACGACTTCCACGCCGAGATCGCGGCACGGGTGTTCGGCATCGGCGTCGACGAGGTCGACGGCGAGGCCCGCGCCCGGATCAAGGCGATGAACTACGGCCTGGCCTACGGGCTCAGCGAGTACGGGCTCTCTCAGCAGCTGGGCATCACCCCCAAGGAGGCCAAGGGCCTCATGGACGACTTCTTCGTCCAGTTCGGCGGCGTCCGCGACTACCTGCGCGCCGTCGTCGACCGCGCCCGCCGCGACGGCTACACCGAGACCATGCTCGGTCGGCGCCGCTACCTGCCCGACCTCACCAGCGACAACCGCCAGCGCCGCGACATGGCCGAGCGCATGGCGCTGAACGCGCCCATCCAGGGCTCGGCCGCCGACATCATCAAGGTCGCCATGCTCGACGTCGAAGCCGGGCTGCGCGAGGGGGGTTACCGCTCGCGGATGCTGCTTCAGGTGCACGACGAGCTCGTACTGGAGGTCACCGAGGACGAGCTCGACAACGTCCGGAAACTGGTTTCGGAAAAGATGTCGGGCGCCTATGATCTCCGGGTGCCGCTGGCCGTTTCGGTGGGAATCGGCCGCGACTGGCACGACGCCGCGCACTGAGCGCCTGCGGCCCGCTGATCGGGAATCCCCAGCCGGTCGGCCCGTTGCGGATGCGGTGCCGGATGCCCGGCGAGGAACCTGCCGGGATGGCTCGGAGCCGGTACCACCGCGGGTTGCGGCAACGGCCGGCAGCTCGCTCAGCGGGCGGGACAGCTTGCCGTCTAGCGCACGCCGCACCTGTCAGGCCGGGCATCGCCGTCGGGCCGTGCCCCGTTTCCGCGGCCGGGGTGGCGGCGGCGTGATCGGCGGGTATGCCGACAGAGCGGTCGTGTGACAGCGCCGGCAGCCGGCTCGGCGGTCGGTCGGGAGCCGAAGGGAGGCGGTGCGCTATGCCGTCGGACACACGCGGAGGCGGGCGCGAAGCACCCGCGGTCGGGCTGCGCGACAACGAACTCGCCTGGCGCTTCTCCCGCTCCGGCGGTCCGGGCGGCCAGCACGCCAACACGGCCGACACCCGGGTTTCGCTGTCGCTGGACGTCGCCGCCACCGAGGCGCTCACCTCCGAGCAGCGCGAGCGGGCACTGCGCCGGCTCTGTGGACGGCTGAGCGGGACCGTGCTGACCGTCACGGTCGAGGAGCACCGATCCCAGGCACGCAACCGCGAACTCGCCCGGGAGCGGCTCGCCGAGGTGCTTGCCTCCGCCGCCGCCCCCGGTCCCCGGTCGCGGCGGCCCACCAAGCCCACCCGCGGCTCCAAGGAGCGCCGCCTCGCCGCCAAGAAGCGCCGTTCCCAGGTCAAGCGGATGCGCGGGCGCGGCGGCGAGGATTGAACCGCGATGCGACGCGCCCGGCCCCGGTCGGCTTACGCCGCGCCGCGCCGCGACCGGATCCGCCCCGGCGCCGGGACCGGCGGTGCCGTGGCGATAGCATGCTCGGTTGCACTCTCGGTGGGTTTGTCGCCCGCTTTCCGATTGACCTGGAGGGCCGCGTCTCATAGTGTGGCGAGAGCGTTGTGGACTCGCGTGCGCAACCCGACCTCGGAGATCGTGCCGGTGTGACAGCCAGATCGCATACTCGACTCGACCCCCCGAGGGTCATCGGGGGGCGTGGCGGCGGTCGGCACCCTGGGATACGCGAAGAGACCCGAGCCACGGCTCGGGCCCGAAGTCGTCTCGACGGTGGTGGTGATGCAGCCGCGTGAATCCGCGGCGCACCTATTCTGCCAATGTCCGTATCCGGAGTCCACCCACACATGACGAGCAGCACAGAGGTAACCTCGACACCCCAGGTAGCGGTCAACGACATCGGGTCCGAGGAAGCCTTCCTCGCGGCGATCGACGAGACCATCAAATACTTCAACGACGGTGACATTGTCGAAGGCACCATCGTGAAGGTCGATCGAGACGAGGTCTTGCTCGACATCGGCTACAAGACCGAGGGTGTTATCCCGTCCCGGGAACTGTCGATCAAGCACGACGTCGACCCCGGCGAGGTCGTGACCGTCGGCGACCACGTCGAGGCCCTCGTCCTCCAGAAGGAGGACAAGGAAGGCCGCCTCATCCTGTCCAAGAAGCGCGCCCAGTACGAGCGCGCCTGGGGCACGATCGAGAAGATCAAGGAAGAGGAAGGCGTCGTCACCGGCACCGTGATCGAGGTCGTCAAGGGTGGTCTGATTCTCGACATCGGACTCCGCGGCTTCCTCCCGGCCTCGCTCGTCGAGATGCGCCGCGTGCGCGACCTCCAGCCCTACGTGGGCCGCGAGCTCGAGGCCAAGATCATCGAGCTCGACAAGAACCGCAACAACGTCGTGCTCTCCCGCCGGGCCTGGCTGGAGCAGACGCAGTCGGAGGTCCGCCAGACCTTCCTCAACACCCTGCAGAAGGGCCAGATCCGCAAGGGCGTCGTGTCCTCCATCGTCAACTTCGGCGCCTTCGTCGACCTCGGCGGCGTCGACGGTCTGGTGCACGTCTCGGAGCTGTCCTGGAAGCACATCGACCACCCCAGCGAGGTCGTCGAGGTGGGCCAGGAGGTCACCGTCGAGGTGCTCGACGTCGACATGGAGCGCGAGCGCGTCTCCCTGTCCCTCAAGGCCACCCAGGAAGACCCCTGGCAGCAGTTCGCCCGCACGCACCAGATCGGCCAGGTCGTTCCCGGCAAGGTCACCAAGCTGGTGCCGTTCGGCGCGTTCGTCCGCGTCGAGGAGGGCATCGAGGGCCTCGTGCACATCTCCGAGCTGGCCGAGCGCCACGTGGAGATCCCCGAGCAGGTCGTGCAGGTCGGCACCGAGATCTTCGTCAAGATCATCGACATCGACCTCGACCGCCGGCGCATCAGCCTCTCGCTGAAGCAGGCCAACGAGAGCGTCTCGCCCGACCAGGTCGACTTCGACCCCACGCTGTACGGCATGGCGGCCGACTACGACGAGCAGGGCAACTACAAGTACCCCGAGGGCTTCGACCCCGAGAGCGGCGAGTGGCTCGAAGGCTTCGAGGTCCAGCGCGACGAGTGGGAGCGCCAGTACGCCATGGCGCAGTCCCGCTTCGAGGCGCACCGCAAGCAGGTCGAGGACGCCCAGGCGGCCGAGGCCGAGGCCGGCCCCGAGCAGCCCTACGAGGGCGGTGAGCCCGCGGCCGCCCCGAGCAACACCGGCACCGGCGGCGGTGGCGGTGGCGGCGCCGAGCCCGACACCGGCGGCGCCCTCGCCTCCGACGAGGCGCTGGCCGCGCTGCGCGAGAAGCTCGCGGGCGGCTCCGAGGGCTAGGGCCAGTCCCTCCGCCGCGCGAGTCGACA is a window from the Streptomonospora litoralis genome containing:
- a CDS encoding hotdog fold thioesterase produces the protein MAIDADRLAGMLGGGGGGDLGERLGLEMLEASAERVVGRMPVDGNTQPYGLLHGGASCVLAETLGSVGSMIHAGEGRIAMGIEINATHHRSATSGHITGVATPVHRGRSLASWDIVITDDRDRRVCTSRLTCIIRDA
- a CDS encoding ABC transporter substrate-binding protein, producing the protein MPSKKALSLTAAAAALTLGLTACGGGGAEGGGDGGGEPLQYGYVFPETGDLSHLGPPQISAAKYALSEINDAGGVMGTELPDILSGDEANDAAQANDAAKRLVDQDADIILGAAASGMTQAIMDTVTGAEVVQCSGSNTAPGLAAEDETGYYWRTAPSDTMQGPVLAQKIASDGHQSVAITYRADDYGEGLANATAEALKQNGIEVAYNQGYDPNTANFDSVVSDVAGADADAVVMVSFEEGVQIITGLIESGVGADQMYGTDGLNDETLAEKVDAQDPSTLAGFQGTAPANGQQEFLDGLKSFDQDLEVLQFSGQVYDCGIVTALAAEQAQSTDPTVFVEEMGAVSQEGTECSSFEECRDLIAEGEDIDYQGVSGPINFDQDGNVTSATFQIYGFNDQGEHSQQDEITVDSQA
- the arfB gene encoding alternative ribosome rescue aminoacyl-tRNA hydrolase ArfB, which produces MPSDTRGGGREAPAVGLRDNELAWRFSRSGGPGGQHANTADTRVSLSLDVAATEALTSEQRERALRRLCGRLSGTVLTVTVEEHRSQARNRELARERLAEVLASAAAPGPRSRRPTKPTRGSKERRLAAKKRRSQVKRMRGRGGED
- the polA gene encoding DNA polymerase I → MATTQQTPGQNGTPTSRQGPPECGRLLLLDGHSMAFRAFYALPVEKFTTSTGQSTNAIYGFTSMLIKLLRDEQPTHIAVAWDLSGPTFRDEIYTDYKAGRAEAPAEFPSQVEFVQELLRMLGVTSVSVAGYEADDVIATLTARAREEGMETLIASGDRDAFQLVDESCTVLYPGRSVSDLTRMTPEAVETKYGVPPERYRDLAALVGEKADNLPGVPGVGPKTAAKWITKYGSLDELVARADELTGKAGQNLRDHLDQVLRNQQLNRLDPDVEVERPVRELTPGEADRSGVHTLFDNLEFASTLRDRLFAVLGDTEEGAPEAADEGFTVDLTVPAPGALGAWLEANASDGARCGLAVAGTWGAGTGGVGGLALASGSGPAIFVDPADLGAEDTAALASWLADPESPKALHDAKGPLLALWAQGFELHGLTSDTALAAYIVQPGGRKFELPDLCRRFLNRELGEQQGDSGQLSLDIGGAVADDDHRGAERLELATRARATLDLAAGLDLDLDKRGGAALLRDVELPLLRVLARMERTGIAADRGYLDSLEEEFAAAVRQAVDEAHRAVGREFNLGSPKQLQQILFEELDLPKTKRIKTGYTTDADALAWLAERTDNELPVILLRHRDQTRLRTTVEGLIKTIAEDGRIHTTYNQTVAATGRLSSVEPNLQNIPVRTDAGRRIRRAFVVGEGYADLLTADYSQIELRIMAHLSEDEALIEAFQTGHDFHAEIAARVFGIGVDEVDGEARARIKAMNYGLAYGLSEYGLSQQLGITPKEAKGLMDDFFVQFGGVRDYLRAVVDRARRDGYTETMLGRRRYLPDLTSDNRQRRDMAERMALNAPIQGSAADIIKVAMLDVEAGLREGGYRSRMLLQVHDELVLEVTEDELDNVRKLVSEKMSGAYDLRVPLAVSVGIGRDWHDAAH
- the rpsA gene encoding 30S ribosomal protein S1, which produces MTSSTEVTSTPQVAVNDIGSEEAFLAAIDETIKYFNDGDIVEGTIVKVDRDEVLLDIGYKTEGVIPSRELSIKHDVDPGEVVTVGDHVEALVLQKEDKEGRLILSKKRAQYERAWGTIEKIKEEEGVVTGTVIEVVKGGLILDIGLRGFLPASLVEMRRVRDLQPYVGRELEAKIIELDKNRNNVVLSRRAWLEQTQSEVRQTFLNTLQKGQIRKGVVSSIVNFGAFVDLGGVDGLVHVSELSWKHIDHPSEVVEVGQEVTVEVLDVDMERERVSLSLKATQEDPWQQFARTHQIGQVVPGKVTKLVPFGAFVRVEEGIEGLVHISELAERHVEIPEQVVQVGTEIFVKIIDIDLDRRRISLSLKQANESVSPDQVDFDPTLYGMAADYDEQGNYKYPEGFDPESGEWLEGFEVQRDEWERQYAMAQSRFEAHRKQVEDAQAAEAEAGPEQPYEGGEPAAAPSNTGTGGGGGGGAEPDTGGALASDEALAALREKLAGGSEG